In the genome of Epinephelus lanceolatus isolate andai-2023 chromosome 18, ASM4190304v1, whole genome shotgun sequence, one region contains:
- the LOC117268728 gene encoding uncharacterized protein LOC117268728, with the protein MAFPRLSASMLLASLILLLYWTAASARSHDPTSSNLSPLYRVKRDMPFNTKERVAASFTVLKDSLSVVKEVIGKSTTSTVSGVIKSLVNIASLAPGIAGLVSSFLNLALSFVPQENPLKALKAGFAEVNRKLDSLSIWISNLATDVEWYNYASVYSQDEVRILNAWKKFGEFRENSELVQSEDDKLRLAEVFTNYYENTATEASVANLYHYVTVSNMSLSRNLNDLLRKKFKCSIREIGNYNLYFSTLLWRGMVLNQLYWDLIGLSQTGITDRYTEMLKNVSSTQVSVVEFCLNNYEQYVKNDVEEISKALSPDDKEAIAEKVKKALDEKFYWYDWVVLVYNSNDDSYHRFYSKMIKVSVNPITVAVGYTQKADEIYKAHVKTVLNQCTSYRIYPTGPFAAPNLPPCNHIIQKMKECNQLVAGAPIRDYVKEMESGAGDFVQVPEKLMEIHCKGSGFTDRMSVYYSRTVDPCVSDTCNTGECKRLLDSNEHLCECPDGYYGDSCEKELNPNKVPAIDKGQTVPDFTSINAKLRAMEAKLDDILNKMCPAQ; encoded by the coding sequence ATGGCGTTCCCTCGGCTCTCTGCCTCCATGCTGTTGGCTTCTTTGATTCTTCTTCTCTACTGGACGGCTGCATCAGCTCGTTCACATGACCCCACCTCCTCCAACCTGTCACCCCTCTACAGGGTGAAGAGAGACATGCCTTTCAACACCAAAGAGAGAGTGGCAGCATCTTTTACAGTGCTGAAGGACTCCCTGTCTGTGGTGAAAGAAGTGATTGGAAAGAGTACCACCAGTACGGTGTCAGGGGTGATTAAGAGTCTTGTCAACATCGCCAGCTTGGCGCCCGGCATCGCAGGTCTGGTCTCCTCTTTTCTCAACTTGGCCTTGTCCTTCGTCCCTCAAGAAAACCCTCTGAAGGCGCTCAAGGCAGGGTTTGCTGAAGTGAACAGGAAGCTGGACTCACTCTCCATCTGGATCTCCAACCTGGCGACAGATGTGGAATGGTACAACTACGCCAGCGTCTACTCTCAAGACGAGGTCCGCATCCTCAACGCCTGGAAGAAGTTCGGTGAGTTCCGTGAGAACAGTGAGCTGGTACAAAGTGAAGATGATAAACTCAGACTGGCAGAGGTATTCACCAACTACTACGAGAACACGGCAACCGAGGCCAGCGTGGCCAACCTTTACCATTACGTGACggtcagcaacatgtcactcagTAGAAACCTCAATGACCTGCTGAGGAAGAAGTTCAAATGTAGCATTCGTGAGATTGGCAATTATAACCTGTACTTCAGCACTCTGCTGTGGAGGGGGATGGTGCTCAACCAGCTGTACTGGGACCTGATCGGTCTCAGTCAAACAGGCATAACAGATCGATACACCGAGATGTTGAAGAACGTCTCTAGTACTCAGGTATCAGTCGTGGAGTTCTGCCTCAACAACTATGAGCAGTACGTGAAGAATGATGTCGAGGAGATCAGCAAAGCCCTCAGTCCTGACGACAAAGAAGCCATCGCTGAAAAGGTGAAAAAAGCTCTGGATGAGAAGTTCTACTGGTACGACTGGGTGGTACTGGTGTACAACTCGAACGACGACAGCTACCACAGATTTTATAGCAAGATGATAAAAGTCTCTGTGAATCCAATCACTGTTGCTGTGGGCTACACTCAGAAAGCAGACGAGATATATAAAGCACATGTAAAAACTGTGCTGAACCAATGCACCTCATATAGAATATACCCGACTGGTCCATTTGCGGCCCCAAACCTGCCTCCGTGTAACCACATCatacagaaaatgaaagaatgtAATCAACTCGTGGCTGGCGCTCCTATCAGAGACTACGTTAAGGAGATGGAATCTGGTGCAGGTGATTTTGTTCAAGTCCCGGAAAAACTGATGGAAATCCATTGTAAAGGGAGCGGGTTTACGGACAGGATGTCTGTTTACTACTCCCGAACCGTCGATCCATGTGTGTCTGACACATGTAACACAGGAGAGTGCAAGAGGCTGCTGGACTCCAACGAACATCTGTGTGAGTGTCCTGATGGTTACTATGGAGATAGCTGTGAAAAGGAGCTGAACCCCAACAAGGTCCCAGCGATCGATAAAGGCCAAACTGTGCCCGACTTCACCAGCATCAACGCCAAGCTGAGAGCGATGGAGGCCAAACTGGACGACATCCTCAATAAgatgtgtcctgctcagtaa
- the LOC117268618 gene encoding C-type isolectin Sp-CL4-like, protein MRSAVVSAVILLLVLVHIQDSLSNSVRTMCLQKYSPRPCGGGWIRVTGNKCVKYFRLSKTFWEAQSHCAGQGGHLASIHNTDENGHVMCLSVSTPKKSPTSNDYFWIGGRSSAPLSGYGWTDKSAFGFTKWHPGQPVNRASHTCVAMNYKHWGDWTNIDCNSKKNFVCVR, encoded by the exons ATGCGTTCTGCTGTGGTGTCGGCTGTCATTCTGCTCCTGGTTCTGGTTCACATCCAGGACT CTCTCTCCAATTCGGTTCGAACCATGTGCCTGCAGAAATATTCACCCAGACCCTGTGGTGGCGGATGGATCCGGGTGACCGGCAACAAGTGTGTGAAGTACTTCAGGCTGTCCAAAACCTTCTGGGAGGCCCAG AGTCACTGCGCCGGTCAGGGAGGTCACCTGGCGTCTATTCACAACACAGACGAGAACGGGCACGTGATGTGTTTGAGCGTGAGCACCCCCAAAAAATCCCCGACATCTAATGACTATTTCTGGATTGGTGGAAGGAGCTCAGCCCCG CTGTCTGGCTATGGATGGACCGACAAATCTGCGTTTGGCTTCACTAAATGGCACCCTGGGCAGCCGGTGAATAGAGCCAGTCACACCTGCGTGGCGATGAACTACAAAC ACTGGGGCGACTGGACGAACATCGACTGCAACAGCAAGAAgaactttgtgtgtgtcagataa